GGCCTCATCTTCATGATCTTTGCCGGCTTCAAGACCGGCTTTGCGACCGCGACCGAGATCTCCGCCTTCGCCGCGGCCTATGCCATCCTGGTCGGCAGCCTCGTGTTCCGGGAGCTCACGCTGAAAGCCGCCGCGCACAGCTTCGTTCAGGCGGCGACGCGCGCGGGGCTCGTGCTCTTTATCGTCGCGGCCGCGCAATCGCTGGCGTTCACGCTGACCTTGCAGCAGGTCCCGCACGCGGTCGGTGACTTCATGCTGGCCTTGTCCAAGACCTCTGGCGTCTGGCTGTTCATGCTGCTCGCGATCCTCGTGCTGATCGTGATGGGCTCGGTGCTTGAGGGCGCGGCCGCGCTGATCATCTTCGGGCCGCTGCTGCTCCCTGTCGCAGTCCAGCTCGGCATCGATCCCCTGCATTTCGGCGTGGTGCTGGTCATCGCGATGGGCATCGGCCTGTTCGCGCCGCCACTCGGGCTCGGCCTTTACGGCGCCTGCCTGATCGGCAATGTGCCGATCGAGCGGACGGTGAAGCCGATCATGGGCTATTTGGGGCTGTTGATGCTCTGCCTGCTCGTGATCGCCTTCGTGCCGTCGATCTCGACCGCGTTGCCGCGCGCATTCGGCTATTAGAGGGAGTTGTCACCGTGAAGGTTCTGCTGGCCCACACGCCGGAGATGCGCAAAAATTATTACGGCGAGCGCAGCCTGAAAGGCTTGCAGGCGTTGGCCGAGGTGATCCTGCATGAGGGCGACCAGCCGCTCGATGCCGCCGGCCTCGTCCGTGCCGCCGAGAACGCCGACATCATCGTCGCCGACCGCATGACCGAAGGGCGCGGCGAGATCTTTGCGCAACTGCCGCGCCTCCGTGCCTTCGTCCGCTGCGCCGTCGACATCCGCAACGTCAATGTCGAGGCCGCATCAGAGGCTGGCGTGCTGGTGACGCGCGCTGGTCCCGGCTTCGTGCAGGCGGTGGCCGAGCTCGCGCTTGGCTTCATGGTCGATCTCTCGCGCGGCGTGTCGCGAGCCACGGCGGATTATCAGGCGGGCCGCAAGGTAGAGGCGCGGATGGGCCGGCAGCTCGCCGGCAGCAGGCTCGGCATCATCGGCTTTGGCAGCATCGGCCGCTATCTTGCCGAGGTCGCAAAGGTGCTGCGCATGGAGGTGCTGGTCGCCGATCCCTTCGTGGCGATCGAAGATGCCGCGATCAGGCACGTCCCGCTCGACGACCTCCTGGCGGCATCCGATTATGTCGT
This region of Bradyrhizobium sp. CCGUVB1N3 genomic DNA includes:
- a CDS encoding hydroxyacid dehydrogenase, with protein sequence MKVLLAHTPEMRKNYYGERSLKGLQALAEVILHEGDQPLDAAGLVRAAENADIIVADRMTEGRGEIFAQLPRLRAFVRCAVDIRNVNVEAASEAGVLVTRAGPGFVQAVAELALGFMVDLSRGVSRATADYQAGRKVEARMGRQLAGSRLGIIGFGSIGRYLAEVAKVLRMEVLVADPFVAIEDAAIRHVPLDDLLAASDYVVCLAIANEQTENLIGAAALARMQKHAVFINLSRGNLVDEAALAAALRERRIAGAAMDVGRAPDQMPSPELARLPNVVATPHVGGLTPQAIEYQSLETVRQVEAIIKGEVPPGAVNAERWARRP